One Poecile atricapillus isolate bPoeAtr1 chromosome 18, bPoeAtr1.hap1, whole genome shotgun sequence genomic window, aaccacaaatggcAATCCACTGCCTCAGTGATTATGACTGTAAACTGATGAAAATTCTCAGTTGTTGGCTCCTTAAACTGAGATGCCAAAGACACCACGTTCCAGCATCCAAACATCCAAACATGGCCCTTACTATGGCTGGTTTGGCTTCCACAGAAATGTCTAGAAGCAGGAAATTGCTTActtgagctctggctgctctttgatcaAGAGATTGGATTACTGCTAAATTAGATTGGTTTTGAAGCCATACCATGAAAGCCAAAAGTTTAAAGATCTGGTGCCAGTTCCTTCCTATGCAGTAAAGTTCTTTCTGCACTTCTGAATAAGTACAATAggagtaaaaatatattaaataactgaaacgagtacaaaattaaatttcatgagGAGTTCTAGtgaaaaaatcttacaaatgagtacttcagtgtttgctttgagtttgcaaaagagaataataatgatcattattaacagaaatcaccagcaagaaaatatttctgtacaaaTGCTAATTATACACATTTCATTACTGCTGAGAAATTCCCCATCTAAGGTTGATTTCTTCCATccaatttttaatgttcttaacAGTGCTGCAAATTTGCTTATAACCattaagcaggaaaagaaaataccaacttcttttgaaaataaacagtctATCAGGACTTGGAGGATGTTCACTTAGTTACTGGCACAAAGAGAAGCTGGACAAAAAAGTAAAGTTTCTATTTTAGCTGCCTCCTGGTGAAATACAGGCAATAATACTACACAAAAGAACTCTTCAAATTAAAGTGATAAAAATCATGTCACTATAAAAAGATATTGTAAATTTTTGGGGTAGATTTTTATCattcctatttttattaatgcacatcaaatttttgctgttcagaaaaagaagagacaaagTCTTGAGagaaattagatgaaaatttatTATTCCTTAAAACCTTAATGTTCATAATTCTGATACTGCTCAAAAGagtattacagtaaaataagctcaaagagaacagagaagaaaaaagctgattattccttaaaattagctttctataaaatgtattttgctatgTAGAACCATTAGATTAACTGCTGATGTGCAGTTAATTACAAAGATGTCAGTAACATCCAGAATGCTTTGGATTTTTACATATTGTTTCGCTGATGAAATATTTGAACCCCCCAAACTACTGAACCCCTGTAAATCTTTCTCAAATAGCATAGGGCACCTAACAGTACTGCTATAAATAACTAGATCAGGCTATTGGGTATAATATGTTGTTAAATACAACTAGATCAGACTTCTTCTTTGCAGGTCACTTCCCtcaaatctccttttctcttcccacagctgaCCATCTCTCACATTCCTGCCAGAAACTAAAGTAGGGGGAAGATAGAGGAAACAACGAGAAATATCTTTAAGTTCTCAAGAGATCCTCTAGCTTTGAAACTTTCTCCATGCAGTGAAAGTTCAAAAAACCACAGGAAGCCTCTTTAGCCAGGGTTGAGCTCATGCTGCTGGTTCTACCTTGGTTTGAGAAGGCAAACAATGAGAGAGGAAGACAGGGTGAGGAAAGCTTAGTGCCTTCCTTCTTATGACCTTTCTGACTTGCCATAGTTAATTGTCTCTGCCAAATCAGGACAAAATTTGCCAGCTGGTTGCAACATTCTCAAAAGAATCATATCTATAAAGGTGAAAGTAAGTaaatatacatgtatttatataaatatatatatatatttatatatatatacagactTGTTTTCATTCCCTTAGGGAAAAAGCATTACCAGAcagatggggttttttgggggggaaatgatGTAAAGGGAAAATCTTAGATATTTTGAGTcattacatgaagaaaatatgtatcCAGTACTCATTTGTTAGTATTTGCTCACTGAGACAAGATCTGCTTGGCAGTAGTTTGCTTGCCTACACTAAATGAACTTAAGTCCAGCTTCTAGCTGTATCATGTCATCTTCACAGAAATATCTTAAAAACTGCCACCTCTCAAGGCCAAATCCATTCCCAGGGAGTTAGAGAGCGATTCCCATCCATTCAGGCACACCTCTTAAATATTACAGGAGAGGAATTGTGGAGAAAGGAATGAATGTGTGCTGGATCTAAAGCCTGGACAGCTCAGAGAAATCCCAATTGTCCTCCTGGAaagaggattttgagaagattgctCTCATGGCTCTGTCCAGAATCAGACAGACATGTCTGGGCTCATTAGCTTGACCAGAGAAGCTGAATAGGATGAAACCAGAATGCTTTAACTTTTCTCAAGCGCAGacatgttacaaaaaaaaacctgggaatccAAACCAACATATTTTCCATCTTACACTAatttgttgtggagaaaagacAGAGTTATGTGGGTGTCAGTCTCTCCGAGTAACAAGCAGTAGGACAAGCAGGAGTGgactcaagttgtgccaggctattaggaaaaatttcttcactgaaagtgttgtcaagcattggaacaggctgtccagggaagtgtcTGCGTCACCATTCCTTGAAAGTACTTAAATGCTTGcagatgtggtgcttagggacaaGTTGCAGAGGTGGACTTTTCAATGtattaatggttggactcagtgatcttagagATACCTTCCAATCTAAAGGCTCATGATTCAAATTCAAACCCTGGGTTATCTATTTTACACAGACATGAAAGACCTGGAGGAGGAAAATTCTTTGCTGATTTTGCACACCACACTAGCTTGAAAtacatttcccaaaaaattaacttgaaaaaaatcagcaaacatATGATGTGTGTAACTGAACTTCTAAACCATTCATTGCTTAATGGACATACACCTTaccttgaaaatatgttttaaatggtcttcatcaaattttatttgcattttttcaagcagcctcctgcagccctctAAATCAACATTCCCATTCTTGAAATCATTCTGAATTGTATTCCAAAACCACGTATGAGACGTCAGGTTAAGGAAGATTCTGGCCAATTAAATTGCCTTTTAATGGAGGGGATGAGGgggaaaagtttaatttcattaaaccTAAGAAGATTGTGCTTCCCTTTCTTCATAATCTAGAACATCCTTGCATTCTGCCCTCTGAGAATGCAGCAGGCCCCAAGGTgtgcaggaagagatttctgctctgtcctcAAAGTCCCAGAGAGCAGTGACAGAAGGGCCGAAGGGAGGGTGTGATCAAGGGGTGGTCAGGGTGCAAAAAGGGCTGCAGTGAGAGGAGGGAAACGTGGGGAAGCCGAGGGGATTCAGCAGGCTCAGGGAATGGTGGGGAGTGCCAAGAAACACCAGGGAACgagtgctcccagcactgtgCCCACCCAAACATTATCAACCGGCCCTGGCTGACAGGACTGGCTGCCCCAGGCCCTCCAGGGCatcccctgtgtgcccaggcCTGAGGGGAAAGGGCCATGTCAGGGGCATCCCAATGgcagctgtcacagggcagggagagcagaggaagaggagaaggtagaagaagaaaaggatatCTGTTCTCATCCATGGTGGCTGTGCACCGCCTGCTCCAGGCCCCTCACTGCAGTGGCATAGCCGAGATCTCACTTGGGCTCACAGTGGGCTCCTCATGCCACTGTGACCTGACAGAATGGCATGGAATGTTCACTCCCCCATCCTTCCAGTGTCGCTCCAGTGTTGCTCTGGTGATGTCACAAACTGCAGGCGCCCAGCACAGGCCCCTTCCTGCCCCcgctccaccaccctgccaccatcctgtgccttttccttccagcacaaagtgtccccaggccctgcccctgTCTCCCACCCATTGCTCCACCACTctgccaccatcctgtgccttttccttccagcacaaagtgtccccaggccctgcccctgTCTCCCACCCAttgctccaccaccctgccaccatcctgtgccttttccttccagcacaaagtgtccccaggccctgcccgtCTCCCACCCTTAGGATATCCCACACCCACAGCACgtgtgctggcaggagctgtgtggggcagagcaggcctTTTGCAGCCAGCCGTGCCAATGTCCTCCAGGGGAGCTTGGCCAGCTTGGCCGAGGTCTCTCTGTCCCGGTCCAAGGTGACAAGCTGGTGAGGCAGAGGCTGCCAGCACAACATCTTCCCCCAGATAACCAGGAGCACTGTGCTACCAACCCACTGCAGAGACCTGGGGGGAAATCCCTTCTTTGGGCCTTGGAGAACCAGCTGGCTTCACGGCACAGGGTGATGGTGGATGTTGAGAGTTGTGGGATGCCACCCCAAAGTGCTGGGAGGCCACCCAAGCTCCCACTTTCCTGCTGGGAACTTCTCTGTCCTCAAAACCAGCCTGGGCAAGAGCAGCTGTCCATGTCCTGCTTTGAGGCACACCAGTATCAGCCTTCAAATCACTGGGACAGCCCTTGGAAATCAGGCTGGACTTACACCCTGACTCCATTTCCCACTCGTTTTACAGGAATTCTTCCCCAGGCAAACTGCTTCGAAGTTGCCAGCTTCCGTGTAGCTGTCAGCAAGCCTGAGTGAGACTCGAAATGTGACAGACCAAAGGCAGTTTGCCACAGATTTTATGAAACTTGTGAAAGCTGAGGACACTAAGTTTTGTATTGACATTCTGGAAAACATTCAGGTTTTGTCAGAGGATGTATGGGACGAAAATCTGTCGAGGAATTCCCTGTTACTCACACTTTTATGAAGTGGAATAAACTATGGAACAATCAGCATCTGAACACCAAGGTCTCCAGTGCTGAAGTGCCTCAATGCTTACTGAAATACCAGCTTTGATACGATGgcctaaataaaaaatggggaaaaaaaacaaaatggagttgtttaattgatttatttctggATCACTCAGGAGAGTACAGAGACTTCCATCAGTCAATcaccactttaaaaataattcaggtcTGCGGTGactggaaataatttgtttggttttttttttcactttcttcatgTACTTTTCAAGTACTTTACCAGGGATGGTCAAGATGTCAAAGGCAGCACAGTGCTCCAGCTGAGATAGCAAGCAAATTCTTACTTTCCTTCGCAGTTTTAACCAAAATTATATTCACTTTTGTAATTTCACACCAAATGAAGCATTGATTATAAGGAATCTAGTAAGGAAGATCAGCAAAGATATTGGGACATTatatctagattttttttttcattgctactGAAACCTTGTAAATTCAGCCTTCAGGCTTTGCTTGTGCATATATCTCTCAATCCCTTATATAGATACATGAACAAAGAGAAGATCAGGACACTGGAGGAATAAATTTCTTATAGCTAGTGCAGAAGATATTTCAGGACTGACCAGGGATGTAGGCTGGGTGTTGCAGcattaaagaataaagaaatgctaTTCCTCTCTCCCAGTATTTATTACAAAGGTCAAAGGAATGCATGTGATTTTGGTTTACTTTCAAACTATGATAGTGATTATTTCCTAACATTTATCACAGATTATTACAAATGCCTAccatccttgctgttttctgtaaacATAACTTTTAATTGGAGTTTCAACAGAAACAAAGTTTAATTGCAAGAACTACTGTAAAtactacactttaaaaaaaaaaggtgtaaacATTCAAGCATTATTCTTGCACATATTAGATGTTTTCATTGTAAGCATaagattttgctgttgttcATCATAGCTGGTGGGAATTGCAGTGCCACATGGGTCAAACACACCCTTTTGTAAATACTCATTTGTGGCTTTATAGATTCACTGCTGACTGACCATGATTGCTCTCATTGTCttggttttaaaatgtcataaagAACTATGCATTGATATggtttcaaggagaaaaaactgtGTAAAAATAGGCATCTTCAGATTACTCTTGTGATGACAAATGAAGATTTTGCATACTTACTGCCCTCTGATTTGGGAGGTTCCTTTCTCTATGTATCTGGATATGATAATAAATATCCCAGAGAAACCAATGCAGTTGAATAGAGAGAAAGATGGAGCACAGAGAGCATTTTCTGTGCTCCCTCCGTTCTTCAAAGAGAGCTGCATTACCTTTGGGTCATTCTCTTTTCACCCCACAGCTGCTACTGAGATCCATCCAACACCAATCCAACCCTTTAGTGCCTATTTCCTGCTGGAGACCATTCAATGAACAAGCAGCTGTCTTTACATGAAATTTGGTTGAAAAAgtgattatttctttattgaaagtaggagtaattttattaaaaatgttatacAATCCAGGGCTGCTATAGTGAAGATGGCTTATTGGGAGTGTagtttatatctttatatctgCAGTACCAGAAAATAGACAAAATTTTGGCCATAGATGCAAGTGCTAACAGAAACAGATATAACACTAGAAATTCtggattggaaaaaaatcacttttttcacaaatattgaGCATGAACAAATAATAAGGAACAACAAAGAATGATGAAAAAGATGGAACAGTTAAATGACTTTCAGTTTCAAGATTTATTCCACCAGATCAATCCCTTATGTGATATGATTTTGCAATACATTGTTTTGTTCTGTAGAATTAAATTCTGTcaactttaaaatgctgtttctatATAGAAAAACTGTAGCAATGAGTGCaataataaaaagtatttaatattGTAGTATCAGTCTATCAGTCTACCTTTAtgaacttctcattttctttcaatttcc contains:
- the LOC131586092 gene encoding LOW QUALITY PROTEIN: F-actin-capping protein subunit alpha-3-like (The sequence of the model RefSeq protein was modified relative to this genomic sequence to represent the inferred CDS: inserted 4 bases in 3 codons), which gives rise to MLRVVGCHPKVLGGHPSSHFPAGNFSVLKTSLGKXQLSMSCFEAHQYQPSNHWDSPWKSGWTYTLTPFPTRFTGILPQANCFEVASFRVAVSKXLSETRNVTDQRQFATDFMKLVKAEDTKFCIDILENIQVLSEDVWDENLSRXFPVTHTFMKWNKLWNNQHLNTKVSSAEVPQCLLKYQL